The Janthinobacterium tructae genome contains the following window.
TTCATTGTGTCCCCTTAAGCCGTCTTGTAAAGTTAAGTCTGCCTACCCGTGATGCTGCGAACAGTGCGGACTGCACGTCGCACAGACGTCGGATGGCGGGTTCGGGGCATGGCCGGCGCTAACGGTGCAGTGTAGTACAACCAATAGTTGCTATCGATTTCAGCTTGAATTATACGTTTTTTTACTTTCCTTAAAGCTACTTTACGCTGCTATCGGCGATCCTGACAGCATTTCTTGATTTGCTTGTTGCTACAGCGCAAATGATGACGGAGAGAACTGAAAATTTCCCTGGCAACCATGGTTGCTTTGAAAAGCCCTGCGCCAAGCGTGACGGCGTACCTGCGCCAGCGAACGGCATATAATGGTCTCGCCAGCACTGCCTGCCAGCATACCGGGCAAAACTGCGACGCCGATGAATGGAATGTAGTAAAATTTCTTGCAATTGCCGGTTCTACGTAGTAAATTTACACCACGGAATATAGTAACGACAGACTGGCACTTCCGGTCGGCCTCCTCCCCGCTCCGGCTCTTTTACTTTTGCGACGACACTCACTTATGGCACTTACCGATTTTGACCTGGTCCTGTTTGGCGGCAGCGGCGATTTAGCAATGCGCAAGTTACTGCCTGCAATGTATGCGCGCGACGTCGCGAACGATTTGCCGCCGACGGCGCGCATCATCTGTGTGGGCCGCCAGGACAGCGGCCAGGATGCCTTCCTGAAGATGGTAGAGACCAACTCGCGTCCCCACATCAAGGCCAGCACCCTGAATGCCGCCACCTGGAGCAAATTCTGCGCGCGCATCGTGTATGTGTCGCTCAACGCCAGCGATGCGGCCACGTACGCGCCGCTGGTCGAAGCGCTGCGCGGCGATGCCGAGCTGACGCGCGTGTACTACCTGGCCACGCCGCCGCACTTGTTTGCCTTGATCTGCGACAACCTGGAAGACAATGGCCTGGTCACGCCGAATTCGCGCGTGGTGCTGGAGAAGCCACTGGGCCGCGACCTGGCCAGCGCCAAACAGATCAATGCCGAAGTGGGCAAGGTCTTCCAGGAATCGCAGATCTACCGCATCGACCATTACCTGGGCAAGGAAACCGTGCAGAACTTGCTGGCCCTGCGCTTCGGTAATATCCTGTTCGAACCGCTGTGGCGCCGCGAATGGATTTCCGACGTGCAGATCACCATCGCGGAAAAGCTGGGCGTGGGCAACCGCATGGGTTACTACGACACCTCGGGCGCGCTGCGCGACATGCTGCAGAACCACTTGCTGCAACTGCTGTGCATCGTCGCCATGGAACCGCCGACCTCGATCGCGCCGGACGCCGTGCGCGATGAAAAGCTGCAAGTGTTGCGCTCGCTGAAAAAATTCACGCCCACCACCCTGGCGCAAAACATCGTGCGCGGCCAGTATCGCGCCGGCCACGTCGATGGCGCCACCGTGCCGAGCTACCGCGACGAGCCGGACGCCCCTGAACATTCGCGCACCGAAACCTTCGTTGCGCTGAAGGCGGAAATCGACACCTGGCGCTGGGCCGGCGTGCCGTTCTACCTGCGCACGGGCAAGCGCATGGCCGACAGCCTGGCCGAAATCGTCGTGCGCTTCAAGCAGATTCCGCACTCGATCTTCAACCAGCCCACGTCCAGCTTCCAGCCGAATTGCCTGGTGATCCGTTTGCAGCCGGATGAAGGCTTGCGCATGAACCTGATGGCGAAAACCCCGGGCGACGGCATGCGTTTGAAACCGGCGGAACTGGAACTCGATTTCCGCGAATCGTTCAAGACGCCGCGCATGGACGCCTACGAGCGCCTGCTGCTTGACGTCTTGCGCGGCCAGCTGACCCTGTTCATGCGCGGCGACGAACTGGAAGCGGCCTGGGAATGGGTCGAGCCGATTCTCGACAACTGGGAACAGAACGACAGCGCGCCGATTCCGTATACGGCCGGCACCTGGGGCCCGGCCGCGGCCAGCGCCCTGATCGGCCGCGATGGCTTGCAGTGGCGTGAAGAAGCCTTACCTGAGGATTAACAGGCAAGACAAGGGCCTGCCCGCAGATGGGCAGGCCCTTTACCTATTATCCCCACACTCCTGAACACCTACCAGAAGACTACCCTGATGCTGCTTGATTCCATCCGCACCCAGCTCGATTCACTCTCCAAGTCGGAGAAGAAGGTCGCGCTGGCCGTGCTTGACCAGCCGAACCAGACGGTCAGCCAGAACATCACGGCGCTGGCGAAAAGCGCGCAGGTGTCGGAACCGACCGTGGTGCGCTTTTGCCGCACGCTGGGCTATGACGGCTGGCATGAATTCAAGCTGAAACTGGCGCAGGGCCTGGCCCTGGCCATGCCGGGCGCGAACGAGCAGCCGGCGCAGGACGACCTGGCGGCCGACCTGGTGAATAAAATCTGCAGCCGCTCGATCAACACCCTGCTCGACCTGCGCAACAACCTGAACCCGGAAGCGATCCAGCGCGCGCTCGACATCCTGTCGCGCGCCAGCAAGATTGAATTCTACGGCCAGGGCACCTCCGGTATCGTGGCGGCCGACGCGCAGCACAAGTTCTTCCGCTCGGGCGTGCCGACGGTGGCCTACAGCGATCCGAACATCCACAGCATCGCCGCGGCCCTGCTGCGCGGCGGCGACTGCCTGGTGGCCATCTCGCAGCGCGGCAACAGTCCCGCCCTGGTGCGCTCCGTGAAACTGGCGCGCCGCGGCGGCGCCGACGTCGTCGTGCTGGCCCCATCGGGCACGCCGCTGGCCGACCTGGCGACGGTGCTGATCCCGATCGACCTGGTCTTCAACACCGACCCCTACACCCCGATTTCAGCCCGCCTGGCCTACCTGGTGGTGATCGACGTGCTGGCCGTGGGCCTGGCCCTGCAGCGCGGGCCTGAATTCCGCAAGAAGATGCAGAATGCACAGAAGGCCTTGCAGGAATTCGACATGCAGTTCGATTCCTTTATTGGCTAGGTCGCAGAAATCCGGGGTCTGACCCGCCGGGTCTGACCCCGGCTCTCAGTTTTGGCTTACCGCCACCGCATTTCTTCCGCACCAAAAGGACTGAGCCGCGCCCCGGATTATGTACAATAGTCCGGCAAGCCCATTCACTCTTTCCCGTGCAGCCATGAACCAACTCGAACAACTGAAGCAATTTACTACCGTGGTGGCCGACACCGGCGACTTCCAATCGATTCAGGCCTACACGCCGCGCGACGCGACGACGAACCCGTCGCTGATCCTGAAGGCCGTGCAGAAGGATGAATACAAGCCGCTGCTGGAAAAGGCCGTGCGCGACCATCCGCACGCCTCCAACGCCGAAATCATCGACCGCCTGCTGATCGCGTTTGGCGAGGAAATCCTGCAAATCATCCCCGGCCGCGTCTCCACCGAAGTCGATGCGCGCCTGTCATTCGACACGGATGGCACGGTGGCCAAGGGCCGCGACCTGATCGCCCTGTATTCGAACGCCGGTATTCCACGCGAGCGCGTGCTGATCAAGATCGCCTCCACCTGGGAAGGCATCCGCGCCGCCGCCATCCTGGAAAAGGAAGGCATCCGCTGCAACATGACTCTGCTGTTCTCGCTGGCGCAGGCCATCGCCTGCGCCGAAGCGGGCGCGCAACTGATTTCGCCCTTCGTCGGCCGCATCTACGACTGGTACAAGAAATCGACGGGCATCGATTACATGGGCGCGGAAGATCCGGGCGTGCAGTCGGTCCGGCGCATCTACAACTACTACCGCAAGTTCGGCTACAAGACCGAGGTGATGGGCGCGAGCTTCCGCAACACCTCGCAAATCCTCGAACTGGCCGGCTGCGACCTGCTCACCAT
Protein-coding sequences here:
- the zwf gene encoding glucose-6-phosphate dehydrogenase, with translation MALTDFDLVLFGGSGDLAMRKLLPAMYARDVANDLPPTARIICVGRQDSGQDAFLKMVETNSRPHIKASTLNAATWSKFCARIVYVSLNASDAATYAPLVEALRGDAELTRVYYLATPPHLFALICDNLEDNGLVTPNSRVVLEKPLGRDLASAKQINAEVGKVFQESQIYRIDHYLGKETVQNLLALRFGNILFEPLWRREWISDVQITIAEKLGVGNRMGYYDTSGALRDMLQNHLLQLLCIVAMEPPTSIAPDAVRDEKLQVLRSLKKFTPTTLAQNIVRGQYRAGHVDGATVPSYRDEPDAPEHSRTETFVALKAEIDTWRWAGVPFYLRTGKRMADSLAEIVVRFKQIPHSIFNQPTSSFQPNCLVIRLQPDEGLRMNLMAKTPGDGMRLKPAELELDFRESFKTPRMDAYERLLLDVLRGQLTLFMRGDELEAAWEWVEPILDNWEQNDSAPIPYTAGTWGPAAASALIGRDGLQWREEALPED
- a CDS encoding SIS domain-containing protein — translated: MLLDSIRTQLDSLSKSEKKVALAVLDQPNQTVSQNITALAKSAQVSEPTVVRFCRTLGYDGWHEFKLKLAQGLALAMPGANEQPAQDDLAADLVNKICSRSINTLLDLRNNLNPEAIQRALDILSRASKIEFYGQGTSGIVAADAQHKFFRSGVPTVAYSDPNIHSIAAALLRGGDCLVAISQRGNSPALVRSVKLARRGGADVVVLAPSGTPLADLATVLIPIDLVFNTDPYTPISARLAYLVVIDVLAVGLALQRGPEFRKKMQNAQKALQEFDMQFDSFIG
- the tal gene encoding transaldolase, with product MNQLEQLKQFTTVVADTGDFQSIQAYTPRDATTNPSLILKAVQKDEYKPLLEKAVRDHPHASNAEIIDRLLIAFGEEILQIIPGRVSTEVDARLSFDTDGTVAKGRDLIALYSNAGIPRERVLIKIASTWEGIRAAAILEKEGIRCNMTLLFSLAQAIACAEAGAQLISPFVGRIYDWYKKSTGIDYMGAEDPGVQSVRRIYNYYRKFGYKTEVMGASFRNTSQILELAGCDLLTISPDLLQKLADSDAPVERKLSAEAAPSTNIVHMSLNEEAFRFMMNEDAMATEKLAEGIRAFCVDSGKLKQMIAALR